DNA from Vitis vinifera cultivar Pinot Noir 40024 chromosome 19, ASM3070453v1:
GGGTCCAGTGGGCCGGACTTggtcttttccatttaaaaacaAGCCGGCCCACTTCAGGACTTGGCCCTCCTATTGATTAGAATttcaaagagaagaagaaaagatgTGACCTTTATTCTTTTCCAGTTTGGGTTCAACTTCAGTAATGATAAAGATGATGAGAATTATGACCTCAAAATTGACCCCAAGTTACTTTATTTGAACTGTGGCATGTGGGTATATCCCATTACTGTTAATCAAAGCACCTCATTAACTGCAGAAAATACTTCTTGTGATGCCTTTGAGAAAGGGTAGACTTAGAAAGAGCTTTGGCCAGTAATTGTTTCCAAAaacagttataaaaaataattttaaatttattttttatatttttaactatgttttaaaaacaaattagttttaaatatcatatataagtaaaattagttttaaataatttaagaatagtatttttggtaatttattataaaaaaatatatattaagtgATTTTCCAacatttatctttattttttttaataataaattatttatatttaaactattatttcgataaagataaatttttcataatacaaataaattaatatcttaaaaaacaaaaaattaaatatcttaaattaataaattatacaattttatatattatttatatgttatataaatttattattttaagattattaatttattaataaataaaatatttatttatgatatcttctatttatcaatttatgtttgttgaaataatactagattcttaagtttaaatataaataatttattatttaagtatatttttaaatttcaatcataaattgtaatttaataatttttaattaaattttgaattttttaaaaaaattaactaaagtcTCAGTTAACAACTGCGagtttagttcaaaaatgaaatctcaGTTAGCAATAGAACctttagtttaaaaatgaagCCTTAATTGACAACTAGAGCTTCAGTTCAAAAATAAAGTCTCGATTGTCAATtgagattttaattaaaattattaaaaaaatatttttttaatgatatgactCTCACATGATACTAAAGAAACcaatttgaacataagtttcaaaaattgattgtatcttatatattttttaataaatgggtgattttgacccaaaactctcaaaattGACCCCAAGTTACTTTATTTGAACTGTGGCATGTGGGTACATCCTATGGCTGTTAATCAAAGCACCCATGGTCCATGACTTTGAGAAAGGGTAGAATTAGAAAGAGCTTTGGCCAGTAATTGTTTCCAAAAtcagttataaaaaaataatttttaatttattttttatatttttaataatgttttaaaaataaattagttttaaatatcatttgtaagtaaaattagttttaaataatttaagaatagtatttttggtaatttattataaaaattatatatattaagtgATTTTCCAACATTTACctgaagtaattttttaaaaatttgtgaaatatctcattttttgaaagaaaatgttttcaagcatttaaaagtgttttcaaaagaaTAATTGATGGGGTTACGTACTCTATCTGCCGAAGCCCACTTTCACAAGTGGCCACAGAATTCCAATTGGCTACAAGTTCAAACTCCCATCAATCTGATACCCATCTTGCTTTTTGAGGAAAAGTAGCTCTGGAGATGCCAATACCAGATGTATCTAGTctaaaattattaccaaaagtTTTAGGGTTCAATAAGAAAGATGTGGGAAGGTGCTTCGTGACAACACACACACCTTACAATTTGAAATTATTCCTTTCACACCATAGTGCATTTTGAAGGGTCCATAGCATTTCCATTCATAAAGTCTGGGGTTAccccaaaaaaataatgaaaattcaaGATGTGGGTTGGTACTCCAAGAGCTCTATGGTATCATTTACCCAAACCCCACACAAGAAATCAAAGtctttttttagtaaatattttttaaaaacagttttctgttcttaaaaatataaaataaggtatttttaaataacttttttagttgtgttatattattttaaaaaataattatataaatatgcagAACagttaaaagtgttttatatataaaagttatttttaaaatatatttaaaacataaaaaatgtagtaagactgtttttcaaaacacttttcaaatagAGCCCAATATTAAGGTATGTATGAGGCTCTCTACTTCCATCTTAAGAATATGTTCGGTACATAAGAATTAAAacgaaaataaaatagaaagtataAGTGAATTTGGAAGATGagaatatgaatgaaaataagatggAGACAAGAGTGAATTATAATACCAAATAAAAGGGAGGAATCAAAATCCTAAGCGAAGGAGGATTTGGTTTCTATTAGTCATATTTCTCttctatttgaaaatcaatccaAAGACGATAATGAATGAGAATGGAATCTATTTCTCATTCTCTATTTTAATGTTCCAACCATGGCCTAATAGTTTGGTGACACTAACTCATCGGAAACTCTATAAAGACTTGGAGATGAATACTACTTTCGATAGTGTAACCTTGAGGAGGACTAGTATTAGAACCGGGGTTTGTCTGTTAAGCATCCAGAATATTGTCACTATTAGAGCATAATATACATTAAGGTTTCAAATTCTCAACGTCTAAGATTTTAGACTAAATAGTAACTCAACATGATGATATTAGAGGTGTAGTTAACTCAAGGTCTGTGCCACCAAGTCTAAAGACAGGGTTGGTTAGTTGTCGTGGGATGCCACATGGTGTCCACCAATGCCTAATCTGCTTGCCATTGTTGCTTCTAGCCCATGAGAAAAATCTAGAAAAGAAATATTCTCGCCAGCTTTAAGTCCTCTAATATTCCAAAGGAATTTGTTCTCTGCTTTTCCAAAAGGCACCTCCTAAATTTATAAGGAGCTTAAACActaagaaaaattcaacttgtTTCCTGCAATGACAAGTTCTAAACAGCTTGAAGTTCAATCAGAAGATCGAACTCCACAGAAATGGTGCGTTTCATTGAGGGAAGACAAGTTTGAAGCATTTCTCTCCCAAGGCAACCCAACAGTGAGGAAGGTTTTTGGTGATGGGTCACTGTTCAGCCCCTTCTTGTTCAGAAAATTCTTTGATCCTTCTGATGCCTTCCCTCTATGGGAGTTTGAGTCTGATGTTTTGCTGTCTCATCTTCGGAGTTCCGGTCAGACCACGGTCGATTGGCTCCAGACAGATAAAGACTATGTACTAAAAGCAGAACTACCAGGTAAGTGATCTGAGCTCTGATCagaaatatttttctcactGATACTTTGATTATAATTCTCATGATTCAAAGAAAAAACAGGACATGAACCTGAGGAGTAGGGGCATTATTCCTCAACTCATGTAAACTTTTTTTGCTTTATGGGGTTGTACCAAAGAAACTAGAAGTGATCAGATTCATCCATCAGTTACCATTTAATGGGGCAAATACAGGAAGAGTTGGGGGATAAAGGCCAAGACTCCATAGGTTTAAGTCGAGCTTATCGAAAATTTTCTTTGACAACATGATCTGTGGTTTAAACAGGAGTTGGGAAAAATAGTGTTCAAGTCTATGTGGAAAATGGGAAAGTTGTGGAGATTAGTGGACTATGGAGGCATCAAAAGGAGCCCAAGACAAAGGAATGGAGAAGTGGGCATTGGTGGGAACATGGATATGTCCGGAGGCTTGAGCTGCCGGAAAATGCAGATTGGAGGAGGATTGAGGCCAGTGTGAAGGATGAAATATATTTGGAGATTAGAATTCCCAAGTGTGATATTCCTCATGGAAAGGAAGAGGGAGCTGAAGATTCTGAATAAGGTAGAGGTTGAAATGAATGACAAACACTGCGTAAGGCCATGTACTACTATGATGAAATGTTCATGTGATCAAAACACATGGCATGGAACATATATTATATgaccaaatgttcatatatataccgaGCTTTTCTGCTATTATAGTATATATAATCCTAAAGATCTAGCACTACATAATCTTTTATCAGTGGATCATGCTCTTATTCATCTTATTCAGAGTTTCACAAAGTATAGAAACAGTAAGCAAATAGGGAAGGGGTAGATTTTCTTACAGTCAGAAGAGGTCT
Protein-coding regions in this window:
- the LOC100243502 gene encoding 21.7 kDa class VI heat shock protein; this encodes MTSSKQLEVQSEDRTPQKWCVSLREDKFEAFLSQGNPTVRKVFGDGSLFSPFLFRKFFDPSDAFPLWEFESDVLLSHLRSSGQTTVDWLQTDKDYVLKAELPGVGKNSVQVYVENGKVVEISGLWRHQKEPKTKEWRSGHWWEHGYVRRLELPENADWRRIEASVKDEIYLEIRIPKCDIPHGKEEGAEDSE